TGCACCGACTTGAGCGGGACGAGCATAGCCAAGGCAAACACGACAGCGAGAATGACGGCGGCGTAGACAGCGCCGGCGGCGAGGCCCAATACGGCGTCGGCGGGCTGGAGGATCACCACCTGAAACATGGCGTTGAAGACGCAGCGCACGGTCAGCCCGATGATGAACCCCGCGAGGAGGGTCAGCGCGAGGGACGTGACGGCGATCGCGGTGGATGCCGTCGTGCCCGTGAGCGCCGAAAAGGCGCCCTGGATAGGGGAGTAAAGCGTCATGCCAGCCCACGCACCCCCGACAAAGCCCATAATGCGGGCGAGTTCGTCAGAGACGCCGCGGATCAAGCCCCGGCTGAGAA
This portion of the Lentisphaerota bacterium genome encodes:
- a CDS encoding CvpA family protein: MANTTCSLPRSANSASAMSSGSTRFPPITEPERRIDMPYAPLTFGTLVDVLAVMVLLFFLSRGLIRGVSDELARIMGFVGGAWAGMTLYSPIQGAFSALTGTTASTAIAVTSLALTLLAGFIIGLTVRCVFNAMFQVVILQPADAVLGLAAGAVYAAVILAVVFALAMLVPLKSVQRLFIEQSRVGQHVCPWLRAHMGLK